A portion of the Choristoneura fumiferana chromosome 6, NRCan_CFum_1, whole genome shotgun sequence genome contains these proteins:
- the LOC141428725 gene encoding voltage-dependent T-type calcium channel subunit alpha-1I-like, with product MLVILLNCVTLGMYQPCVDDQCVTNRCKILQVFDDIIFAFFTIELTIKMVAMGVYGHGTYLADSWNRLDFFIVMAGVLEYALHVENINLSAIRTIRVLRPLRAINRIPNLQNKDNFKELN from the exons ATGTTGGTGATTCTGCTGAACTGCGTGACACTGGGGATGTACCAGCCCTGCGTGGATGACCAGTGTGTTACTAACAGATGCAAGATATTACAG GTTTTCGACGACATCATCTTTGCATTTTTCACGATAGAGCTGACGATCAAGATGGTCGCTATGGGGGTGTACGGGCATGGCACTTACCTGGCGGACTCTTGGAATAGGCTCGATTTTTTCATCGTCATGGCTGG GGTGCTAGAATACGCGTTGCACGTGGAAAATATAAATCTGTCGGCGATCCGGACCATTCGAGTATTGCGGCCGCTACGGGCGATCAACAGGATACCGA ATCTACAGAACAAAGATAACTTCAAAGAACTAAATTAA